A single region of the Hippopotamus amphibius kiboko isolate mHipAmp2 chromosome 6, mHipAmp2.hap2, whole genome shotgun sequence genome encodes:
- the LOC130855824 gene encoding U6 snRNA-associated Sm-like protein LSm6 yields the protein MSLRKQTPSDFLKQIFGRPVVVKLNSGVDYQGVLACLDGYMNIALEQTEEYVNGQLKNKYGDAFIRGNNVLYISTQKRRM from the coding sequence ATGAGTCTGCGGAAGCAAACACCCAGTGACTTCCTGAAGCAAATCTTCGGACGACCAGTTGTGGTAAAATTAAATTCTGGAGTGGATTACCAAGGGGTCCTGGCTTGCCTGGATGGCTACATGAATATAGCCTTGGAGCAGACAGAGGAGTATGTAAATGGACAGCTGAAGAATAAGTACGGGGATGCATTTATCCGAGGAAACAATGTGTTGTACATAAGTACACAGAAGAGGAGGATGTGA